AAGTTGAAAGAAAGGCTCTGGAAGTTTTCAAAGCCAGAGTTTACGAAAAGGGGTTTAGCTACACCGACGCCATCTCTGAGGTTGTTGCTGAAGAGCTTAAATTGAAGCTTATCAGCTACGATAGCAGATTTAGCCTTCCCACAATCGGGCGTGATTACTGGAAAAGTCTTGATGAGTCAGAAAGGAAGAGGATAAGTGCTATTCTGAGAGAGAAAGGTATCGACGGATAGCAACTTTTTAAACCCCCCAACCCGTTATGGTTGTGGAACACAATCCCTTCGCCAAGCGCTACAGGAAAGGGATGAAAAGGATTGCCTTAGTTTACCCGAACAGGTATGTGGGCGGGATAACAAACCTCGGGCTGCAGTATATCTACGCCAGAATCAACGAAAGCGATGCGATCTGCGAGCGCTTCTACGCTGATGTTTTCGACGGTTTGAGGAGTATCGAATCAGCCACTCCCCTCTCAGAGTTCGACGTGGCGCTTTTCAGCCTGCAGTACGAGACGGACTACTTCAAGGCCGTTGAAATTCTGAAGAGGAGCGGATTTAAGGGGCTGAAGATTGCCGGCGGGCCGTGTGTGATGGAGAATCCCCAGCCATTGATGGATTACTTCCATGCTTTCTTCATCGGGGAGGTTGAGGGTTACGTGGAGGAGTTGATTCACGCCAAAAATGCAGAGGAGCTCTCAGGCATCCCCGGTGTTTTCACGGGAAGGGAGGAGAAAGTAAAGAGAGTTTACGCAAAGCTGGACAGGCACATAGAAAAGGAGATAATAGGGGAGGGAGCTTACGGCAGGTGCTTTCTGCTTGAGATTGGCAGGGGGTGTGTGAGGAGGTGCAGATTCTGCATTGTGAGGCAGATTTACTTCCCGCCGAGGTGGAGAAAGAAGGAAATGCTGCCAGAAATTGGGGAGGAGAAGGTTGCGATAATCGCCCCCTCCCCCTCAGACCATCCTCAGTTTAAGGAAATCCTGCAGCACTACGTTGAGCAGGGAAAGGAGGTATCGCCATCCTCTGTGAGAGCTGACACGCTTGATGAGGAGCTTGCGGATTTGCTGAAGAAAGCTGGAGTTAAAACCCTCACCATTGCCCCTGAAACAGCTTCCGATAAGTTGCAGGAAGTGATTAACAAGGGGATTGGGGATGAGGAGGTTATGAGGGCTGCAGAGCTCGCTTCAACACGCTTTGAGAAGGTCAAGCTCTACTACATGGTTGGTCTGCCGGGGGAGAGCTTTGAGGACGTTAAAGCCATCTTAGAGCAGGCGCTGAGGGTGAAGAAACTTGTGGGCAAGGTGGAGATATCCGTAAACCCGCTCGTTCCTAAACCCCACACACCCTTGCAGTGGATGGGGTTTGGTGGTGAGGAAGAGTTGAGGGAGGGGATTAGCCACCTCAAAAAGAAGCTGGAATATCTGAGGAGGGAGGCGAGGAGAGCGGGGATTGGGGCGGACGTTTCCGGCTTCAAAGAGTTTGCCATCCAGACCATTTTGTCCAGAGGAGATAGAGAGGTGGCAGAGATGCTTGAAGGTGCCAGCTACAGAAAGTTTGAGAAGTATCTTAAGCCAATTAACCCGGATTCCCCACTGCCGTGGGATTTCATAGACCACGGCTACAGGAAGAGCACGCTTTTGAAGGAGTACGACAAGATAAAGAAAATTCTTTAACTGCCTGTCCTATTTTTGCCGATGAAGATTGCGATATCCGGCAAGGGTGGCGTGGGGAAAACAACTCTCGCAGCTACTCTCGCTTACCTCTTCGCTAGGGATGGTTACAGGGTCACGGCGATTGACTGCGATGCCGATATAAACCTCCCCTCTGCCTTGGGCGTGAAAGAGAAGCCAAAGCCGCTTTCAGAGCTTCACGAAATCATTGAAAAGAGGGTTGTGGGGCCGATGGGGACATACAAGCTCAACCCTAAGGTTGATGATGTCTTTGAGGAATACTCGGTTTACAACGAGGATGGTGTGAGGGTTCTCGTTCTCGGCACCATAGAGAAGGGGGGAGAGGGGTGCTTCTGCCCTGAAAACGCTTTCCTGAGGGCGATACTCAGGCACGCCATCTTCAAGAGGGAGGATGTGCTAATTCTGGACATGGAGGCCGGGATAGAGCACCTCGGCAGAGGGACGGCGAGGGGAGTGGATTTGCTGATAGCGGTAGTAGAGCCTGGAACGAGGGCTGTTGAAACTCTGGAGAGAATTGAGAAGCTGGGAAGGGACATTGGAATTGAGAGGATTGCCGTTGTTGTAAACAAGTTCATCGAGTCGGAGAGGGCGAGAGAGCTGATTTCGGGGATAAAGTATCCGATTCTCGGCGTTATCCACTACGACCAGTGCTTTGTGAGGGCTGATCTGGAGAACGTTCCGCCCTACACCGTCTGCGATTTGAAGCCATTTGAGGAGATTAAGAGGAGGATTGAGGAGTTCGTTCAATAAAATTTATTTGAGTTAGATGAGAAAGTGATTATACATGAGAAGAGAGGAAGCCCTGAGAAAACTAAGGGAGAGCAGGAAGGAGCTAAAAAAATTTGGAGTAAAAAGAATTGGTATTTTTGGTTCGATTGTAAGAAACGAGGCAAAAGAAGATAGTGATGTAGACATTTTCGTTGAGTTTGAGCCGGGAAAAGCAACCTTTAAAAACGTGGCTGGACTTGTTGACTTCCTTGAAAGTCTTTTTGGGAGAGAAGTGGACCTCCTGACACCTGCTGGAATCGAATCGATAAGGCTGAAACATGTGAAAGAAGAAATAAGGAAGGAGATACAGTATGCCTAAGCGTGGTGACAGAGAGTTTGTTCTCGACAGGGAATTGAAGGTTAAGGGTTATGTGAAATGAAGCTCGGCGTTGTAACGAGAAAGGGTAAAAGGCAGGACGACATAAGGATGTTCTCGCAGTTTTTCGAGGTTAAGGTTTACGAGATTCCGGAGGAGCTGCCGGAGCTCATAGACGAGCCTGCTGAAATTTTGAGGCTGCCGGATGACTTCGATGTGGACATGATCGTTTCATTTGCCGCTCACCCCGACATAAACCTTGAGCTAATAAAGCAGGCCGCAGAGAGAGGCATTGGCCTTGTCATCATTTCGGGAGGGGCGAAGGGAGGAGCTTACAAGCAGCTTAAGGAGGAGGGAGAGAAAAGAGGGGTCAGGGTCGTCTGGGAGGAAATCTGCTGCGCCACACCCAAAGTTGAGGACGAGAGAACGAGGGAATTTTTCGAGCACTTCGGCGCTCCTGAGGTTGAGGTGGAGGTTGAAAACGGAAAGGTGAAGGATGTGAGAGTGAAAAGGTCGGCCTTCTGTGGCGCCACTTACTACGTAGCAGAGAAAATAAAGGGGCTGAGCGTGGAGGAGGCTCCTACAAAGGCGGGCTACTACACCCAGATTTACCCCTGTCTGGCTCCGAGAGGTCACGAGGGCGGGATTCACAAGGCGGCGAGGGCCCACAAAAGAGCAGTGGAGAAGGCCATTGAGAAGTCTAAGTAAGAAATTAGTTTTGTTTTGCTCACGCAATTAACGAAACGCTCTCTAGGATGTACTTGGCTGAGATTCCGATAATAAGCAGGGAGAGCAGAATTCTTAGCTTTCTCTCCTCAACTCTTCCCTGCAGTTTGGATCCGATGAAAATCCCCATAGCACCTCCTGCACCCATAGCTATCCCGTTTTCAAGGTTTGGGGGATAACCCAGAGCCGTGTAGCTGGCCAATCCGAAGACTGAGGCTGCGAAAGTCCCGACGAGGTTTGCTCCGGCAATGGCCTTTATCGGCAGGCTGTAAAGGGATACGAGAATCGGCGCCATCAGCGCCCCACCACCAACGCCGTAGGCTGAGGCAACGATTCCGATGGTGAATGAGGTTAAAGCGATGGCAAGCGGATTGAAGGTAAAAATACTGTTAGCGAAGCTGAACTCCACTTTCAGCGATGAGGATTTCAGAATTTTCATTTCCCCTTCTATGCGCTGAGATTTCGATAAAATCAGCCTAATTCCAAGGTAAAGCAGCACTGCTGCCACAAAAGCCTTGAAAGCCCTAACGTCTCCGAGCAGGTGGATTCTGACGAGAGTGCCGAGATACATTCCTGGCAGGTAGCCGAGAACGAGAGCAATTGCGAGCGGAAGCAGAAACCTCTTCTCCCTCCAGAAGTTGTAAGCTCCGCCGGGAATTGAAAGAATGTTGTAGAGAAGGTTTGTTGAATTCGCAATAGGAGAGGTGACTCCGAGAACACTTAGCTGGAAGGGCAAAAGCAAGAAGGCTCCCGTAACTCCGGCTGGTGAGCAAATGAGTCCTATTATAAAGGCAGCGATGAAGGGGAGCAGAGGAATTTCAGGCATTGGAATTCAAACTCACACAATCTTTTAAGGATTTTGATTTAAGAGGGCGATAGCGAATCAGATAGGTAACTACGACAACAATGCCTGAATTGCAACTCTTAAGCCATCAAGTTTCATCACCAGCAATTTTTTAAATCAACATACATACATTCATACATGAAGAACATAATGGTGAGGGATGAAGTTTACGAAAAATTGCAGAAAATGAAGAAGGGCAGGGAATCCTTTTCAGATGTCATACTCAGGCTTATCGAAGGGAGAAAGAAGAGAGGAATTGAGATTCTTGAAAGGTATGCAGGCTCTCTCTCAGACAGTGAACTGGAGAAGATTGTAATGGAGGAAAGGAGAAAATTCAGGGTGAGAAGCTTTGATTCTTGACACCTCTGTAATAATCCGCATTTTCAGGGACAGAAATTTTTTCGAAGTGCTTAAGGAGAGAATAGACGACGATGTGAAGATAACTTCCGTAACAGCCTACGAACTGCAGAGAGGGGCTGTTTACATCATGCTAAAGCATGGAAGAGATTATGAATTTAAACTCATTAGAGATTTTCTTGAAGAGGTGGAAATCCTGTCATTCACCCCAAAGGACTCCGAGATTTCGGCAATGATATGGGCTAAGCTGAGGGAAAAAGGGTATGAGCTAAATGATGCGGACATAATGATTTCAGCAGTGTCTATAAGAGAGAACGAGAAGCTTGTAACTCTCGACAGAGATTTTGAATACATAAGCAGAGTTTCGGAGCTTGATGTTGACATCTTAGAGGAGGAATTATGAAATAAAAAGAGAAAATCGAATTTGAGATTTCTCAAATTCTTTAAAAGGATGGTTTGCTGGAAATACCTGAACCTGTGGGGTGGATAAATGAGAAACCTGATATGGCACAGTCAGGCGTAGTAAACGTAAATACCCCCAAGAATCAGAAGGGTTCCAGTAATTGACCTCAATGTGAAAATCTCGCCTTCTCTGAGAAAAATGGCTGAAAGAAGCAGGGTGAAGAGGGGGTAGCTGCTCGTTATTGGCTCAACAACTGTGACGGGGACATCTTTGAGCACAACGTATCGGAGGAGGTGAGCAATACCCACAGTAACCCCAGCAGCAAGGTAAAACTTTGTGTGGGACAAATCTTTTCGCACTGCCAGAGGAGTCATTAAAATGGTTGAGAGTGCGAATCCAAGAAAAATTGCAAAGAGCGGGTTGTAATCAACAGCATTTCCAAACTTCACGAAATAGGAGGAAAGGGCTGAGAAGAGGCCTGTCAGAATTCCGAGAGTCACACCAAAAGCATCAGCCTTCCCTTTCGGCCGTGAAATTAGAACTATTCCTGCAAATATCAGCAGGGACATCACCACTACTCTAAGCGTAAGATACTCTCCAACGAAAATGCCAAGAAGGGCTGCGAAAAAGACTCTTGTTGCCGACAGGGGAGCGGACAGGTTGGCCCCAATCCTGCTTATGGCGTGGTAGAAGCAAATTCTTGCGACAAAGAAGTGCAGAACTCCTGCAAGGGACATGT
The nucleotide sequence above comes from Archaeoglobus fulgidus DSM 4304. Encoded proteins:
- a CDS encoding radical SAM protein, translating into MVVEHNPFAKRYRKGMKRIALVYPNRYVGGITNLGLQYIYARINESDAICERFYADVFDGLRSIESATPLSEFDVALFSLQYETDYFKAVEILKRSGFKGLKIAGGPCVMENPQPLMDYFHAFFIGEVEGYVEELIHAKNAEELSGIPGVFTGREEKVKRVYAKLDRHIEKEIIGEGAYGRCFLLEIGRGCVRRCRFCIVRQIYFPPRWRKKEMLPEIGEEKVAIIAPSPSDHPQFKEILQHYVEQGKEVSPSSVRADTLDEELADLLKKAGVKTLTIAPETASDKLQEVINKGIGDEEVMRAAELASTRFEKVKLYYMVGLPGESFEDVKAILEQALRVKKLVGKVEISVNPLVPKPHTPLQWMGFGGEEELREGISHLKKKLEYLRREARRAGIGADVSGFKEFAIQTILSRGDREVAEMLEGASYRKFEKYLKPINPDSPLPWDFIDHGYRKSTLLKEYDKIKKIL
- a CDS encoding P-loop NTPase, translated to MKIAISGKGGVGKTTLAATLAYLFARDGYRVTAIDCDADINLPSALGVKEKPKPLSELHEIIEKRVVGPMGTYKLNPKVDDVFEEYSVYNEDGVRVLVLGTIEKGGEGCFCPENAFLRAILRHAIFKREDVLILDMEAGIEHLGRGTARGVDLLIAVVEPGTRAVETLERIEKLGRDIGIERIAVVVNKFIESERARELISGIKYPILGVIHYDQCFVRADLENVPPYTVCDLKPFEEIKRRIEEFVQ
- a CDS encoding nucleotidyltransferase family protein is translated as MRREEALRKLRESRKELKKFGVKRIGIFGSIVRNEAKEDSDVDIFVEFEPGKATFKNVAGLVDFLESLFGREVDLLTPAGIESIRLKHVKEEIRKEIQYA
- a CDS encoding DUF166 domain-containing protein, whose product is MKLGVVTRKGKRQDDIRMFSQFFEVKVYEIPEELPELIDEPAEILRLPDDFDVDMIVSFAAHPDINLELIKQAAERGIGLVIISGGAKGGAYKQLKEEGEKRGVRVVWEEICCATPKVEDERTREFFEHFGAPEVEVEVENGKVKDVRVKRSAFCGATYYVAEKIKGLSVEEAPTKAGYYTQIYPCLAPRGHEGGIHKAARAHKRAVEKAIEKSK
- a CDS encoding sulfite exporter TauE/SafE family protein codes for the protein MPEIPLLPFIAAFIIGLICSPAGVTGAFLLLPFQLSVLGVTSPIANSTNLLYNILSIPGGAYNFWREKRFLLPLAIALVLGYLPGMYLGTLVRIHLLGDVRAFKAFVAAVLLYLGIRLILSKSQRIEGEMKILKSSSLKVEFSFANSIFTFNPLAIALTSFTIGIVASAYGVGGGALMAPILVSLYSLPIKAIAGANLVGTFAASVFGLASYTALGYPPNLENGIAMGAGGAMGIFIGSKLQGRVEERKLRILLSLLIIGISAKYILESVSLIA
- a CDS encoding antitoxin VapB family protein, which encodes MKNIMVRDEVYEKLQKMKKGRESFSDVILRLIEGRKKRGIEILERYAGSLSDSELEKIVMEERRKFRVRSFDS
- a CDS encoding type II toxin-antitoxin system VapC family toxin, which produces MILDTSVIIRIFRDRNFFEVLKERIDDDVKITSVTAYELQRGAVYIMLKHGRDYEFKLIRDFLEEVEILSFTPKDSEISAMIWAKLREKGYELNDADIMISAVSIRENEKLVTLDRDFEYISRVSELDVDILEEEL
- a CDS encoding DMT family transporter, whose product is MNYLVLLIPVLFSFHQIFVRLGSREAETISGIYVSLLASTIIFIPSVANPTLDGMFLLYMSLAGVLHFFVARICFYHAISRIGANLSAPLSATRVFFAALLGIFVGEYLTLRVVVMSLLIFAGIVLISRPKGKADAFGVTLGILTGLFSALSSYFVKFGNAVDYNPLFAIFLGFALSTILMTPLAVRKDLSHTKFYLAAGVTVGIAHLLRYVVLKDVPVTVVEPITSSYPLFTLLLSAIFLREGEIFTLRSITGTLLILGGIYVYYA